Within the Oncorhynchus kisutch isolate 150728-3 linkage group LG13, Okis_V2, whole genome shotgun sequence genome, the region AGCCCAGTTCTTTGTGTGCATACTGTATGATACCTGACATAGTATTTAGCCCAGGTTaaggtgtgtatactgtatgataCCTGACATAATATTTAGCCCAGTTctttgtgtgtatactgtatgataCCTGACATAGTATTTAGCCCAGGTTaaggtgtgtatactgtatgataCCTGACATAGTATTTAGCCCAGGTCTTGTGCTCCTTGCCCCCAGGCTGGCCCTTCAGAGAGCCCTTGCCAGTGAGAGCACTGTTGGTCTTCAACCATGCGGGGGCGCTCCAGGAACTGGCCAGCAGAGACAGGGGGCGGGGCGACAGGGCCTGGGCTCGCTGCAGCAGGGGGATCTGGGATTGGACCAACAACAGGAAGTGTTGTGGGTAGATACATTAAAGATGACTTGTGTCTAGGTCTCTCTTGAGCCTTGTATCCAGGTCTCTCTTGAGCCTTGTATCCAGGTCTCTCTTGAGCCATGTGTCCAGATCTCTCTTGGGCCTTGTGTCCTGGTCTCTCTTGAGCCGTGTATCGAGGTCTCTCTTGATCCTTGTGTCCAGGTCTCTCTTGGGCCTTGTGTCCAGGTCTCTCTTGGGCCTTGTGTCCTGGTCTCTCTTGGGCCTTGTGTCCTGGTCTCTCTTGATCCTTGTGTCCAGGTCTCTCTTGAGCCTTGTGTCCAGGTCTCTCTTGGGACTTGTGTCCTGGTCTCTCTTGGGCCTTGTGTCCAGGTCTCTCTTGAGCCTTGTATCCAGGTCTCTCTTGAGTCCATGTGTCCAGGTCTCTCTTGAGCCTTGTGTCCAGTTCTCGCTTGAGCCTTGTGTCCAGGTCTCTCTTGAGCCTTGTATCCAGGTTTCTCTTGAGCCTTGTATCCAGGTCTCTCTTGAGTCCATGTGTCCAGGTCTCTCTTGAGCCTTGTGTCCAGGTCTCTCTTGAGCCATGTGTCCAGGTCCtgaaatctatggatttcacatgactgggcaggggcgcagccatgggttggcctgggagggcataggcccaccccaTTGGGTGccattttatttatgttttatttttttcatttttatttaactaggcaagtcagttaagaacaaattcttatttacaatgacggcctaccaaaaggcctcctgcggggacggggattaaaaatacaaataaattaaataaaaatattggaaaaaacacatcacgacaagagagacaacagaacagtacataaagagagacctaagacaacaacatagcatggcaacaacacatgacaaaacAGCATGGTAGctgcacaaaacatggtacaaacatgatTTGGCACAagcaacagcacaaagggcaagaaggtagagacaacaatacatacctgcccactggggagccaagcccagaAAATACGAttttagtttttccccacaaaagggctttattacagacagaaatactcctcagtttcatcagctgtctgggtggcgaAGTGAAGaatccagatgtggaggtcctgggctggcgttgttacacgtgatctgcatttgtgaggccagttggacgtattgccaaattctctaaaacaacgttggagagaaattaacattaaattatctggcaacagctctggtggacattcctgcagtcagcatggcaattgcaCATTCCCTCAAAACTTTAGACATATTTGATATTGTGTTcaacaaaattgcacattttagagtggtcatttattgtccccagcacaaggcgtagtgataatgctgtttaatcagcttcttgat harbors:
- the LOC116376706 gene encoding pollen-specific leucine-rich repeat extensin-like protein 1; amino-acid sequence: MAAPLPSHVKSIDFRTWTHGSRETWTQGSRETWTHGLKRDLDTRLKRNLDTRLKRDLDTRLKRELDTRLKRDLDTWTQERPGYKAQERPGHKAQERPGHKSQERPGHKAQERPGHKDQERPGHKAQERPGHKAQERPGHKAQERPGHKDQERPRYTAQERPGHKAQERSGHMAQERPGYKAQERPGYKAQERPRHKSSLMYLPTTLPVVGPIPDPPAAASPGPVAPPPVSAGQFLERPRMVEDQQCSHWQGLSEGPAWGQGAQDLG